In Thermoflexus sp., a genomic segment contains:
- the panB gene encoding 3-methyl-2-oxobutanoate hydroxymethyltransferase: MARKKVTIHTLQARKAAREPITMITAYDYPTALAVDQAGVDVILVGDSLGMVVLGYPNTLPVTMEEMLHHAKAVARANPSALLVGDLPFMAYQADIAEAVRNAGRFLKEAGMDAVKLEGGQEMVPTIEAIMRAGIPVMGHIGLTPQSLHRLGGYRLQGRTAADARRLLEDALALEAAGCFAIVLEMIPEPVAAAITQRLRIPTIGIGAGAGCDGQVLVLHDLLGLFDRFTPRFVKKYADLHSEIVRAVQAYCEDVRGRRFPAPEHAFSMDPEELAAFQAMLEAFPAPTPMEEPR; this comes from the coding sequence CCGACCGCCCTCGCCGTGGATCAGGCAGGCGTCGATGTGATCCTGGTGGGGGACTCTCTGGGCATGGTGGTCCTCGGTTACCCCAACACGCTCCCGGTGACGATGGAGGAAATGCTCCATCATGCGAAAGCCGTCGCCCGGGCGAACCCTTCCGCGCTGCTGGTGGGGGATCTCCCTTTCATGGCCTACCAGGCGGATATCGCGGAGGCTGTTCGGAACGCCGGCCGGTTTCTGAAGGAGGCCGGCATGGATGCCGTCAAACTGGAGGGGGGTCAGGAGATGGTTCCCACCATCGAGGCCATCATGCGCGCGGGGATCCCGGTGATGGGCCATATCGGCCTTACCCCCCAATCTCTGCATAGGCTGGGCGGCTACCGCCTCCAGGGGCGCACGGCCGCCGATGCCCGACGCCTGCTGGAGGACGCCCTGGCCCTCGAAGCCGCCGGTTGCTTCGCTATTGTCTTGGAGATGATCCCCGAGCCGGTGGCCGCGGCCATCACCCAGCGCCTGCGCATCCCCACCATCGGCATCGGGGCGGGGGCCGGCTGCGATGGGCAGGTGCTGGTCCTCCACGATCTCCTGGGCCTTTTCGACCGCTTCACGCCGCGGTTCGTGAAGAAGTATGCCGATCTCCACAGCGAGATCGTGCGCGCCGTTCAGGCCTATTGCGAGGACGTGCGCGGTCGTCGTTTCCCCGCCCCGGAACATGCCTTTTCTATGGATCCGGAGGAGCTGGCGGCCTTCCAGGCGATGCTGGAGGCCTTCCCGGCCCCCACACCGATGGAGGAACCCCGATGA